The following nucleotide sequence is from Marinobacter sp. MDS2.
GGTGCCTGCCCTGACTGAAACTTTTAGTGCTACAATCGCGTTCGAATATCACTAATCGGGCGGCCATCTGGGCCATCGCCCGGAACACAGGGTAATTATGCAGGCAGAACAACTGAAAGATCTGGTCGTAAACGCGCTGGAAGACATTAAAGCGCAGGACATCAGCGTAGTGGATGTCCGTGATCGTACCAGCGTTACTGATTTTATGGTTCTCGCATCGGGTACCTCCAGTCGGCACGTGAAATCACTGGCCGATTCTGTGGTTATCGAAGCCAAAGAGCAGGGGATGCGAGCCAATAACGTAGAAGGTGCACCGGGCAGCGACTGGATTCTTGTAGATCTGGGCGACGTAGTGGTGCATTTGATGATGCCGGCAGCTCGTGAGTTCTACGATCTGGAACGCTTCTGGCGTGATGCTCCAGAAGCTGGTGCAGCAGGCAGCGAGTAATCATGCGCCTGCGATTGATCTGCGTGGGGCAGAAAATGCCCGACTGGGTCACTGCGGGGTATAACGATTATGCGCGCCGGATGCCACCGGAGCTGCCCCTCGAGTTGACTGAAATCGCCATGCCGCACAGAGGCAAGAACCCGGATATTCCAAGACTTATGCAGCGCGAAAGTGATTCTATCCTTTCCGCTGTTGGTCAGCGGGACAGGGTGGTTGCTTTGGAAGTGGGCGGGCGCCCGTGGTCAACCGAAAAACTTGCCAGCCAGCTGGAACGCTGGCAGCAAGATGGTCAGGATGTCTCGTTCCTGGTGGGTGGCCCCGACGGGTTAGCCGACGCTTGCCGGCAACGTGCCGATCAACAATGGTCACTCTCCCCGCTTACCTTACCTCACCCTCTGGTGCGTATTCTGCTTGCAGAACAGTTGTATCGCGCCTGGTCGATCACGCGTAATCATCCTTATCACCGGGCCTAGGATCTTCTATGGCTTGGGGTGAATTCAAAGACACCGCGGCAGAGCGCCGGTTATTTCAGCGTCGCGCTTTAGTGATGTTGCTGTTTGTCATGCTGCTGATGACGGGATTGCTCGCCCGCATGTATCAGTTGCAGGTTGTTGAACACGACATCTACACCACCTTGTCGGATAAAAACCGCGTTCAGGTTCAGTCGGTGCCGCCACCCCGTGGCTTGGTCTATGACCGCAATGGCGAGCTCATGGCGGAGAACCGGCCCGTCTTCAGTTTGACGATTGTGCCCGAACGGGCAGCGCCCATTGACGATACCCTGGCGCGCTTAGGCCGTATTCTCGAGATTGAGGACGAAGACCTCAAACGCTTCCGAAAGCGGTTGAACGAGCCGCGGCGACCGTTTCAGGAAATTCCCCTGTTTTACGATCTGGGGGAGTCTGATATCGCCAAAATGGCCGTGCATCGGCATGAATTCCCTGGTGTCGAGGTGTCGGCGGAGCTGGTACGTTACTACCCCCACAGTGACCTCACAGCCCATGCGCTGGGCTTCGTGGGTCGTATCAACCGTGAAGAGCTGAATAGGATTGATCCCGTCAACTATGCGGGAACCAACTACATCGGCAAGTCGGGAATCGAGCGTTTTTACGAAGAGGTCTTGCACGGCCGGGTGGGTTACCAGCATGTGGAAACCAACGCTCGGGGCCGTATCTTACGTGTTCTGGAGCGCGAAAATCCTGTGCCGGGCGAAGATCTCGAACTGCATCTGGATTTACGCCTGCAGCGCAAAGCTCATGAATTGCTGGAAGGGCGCCGGGGCGCCATTGTCGCGATTGAACCGGCGACTGGCGGCATTCTGGCCCTGGCAAGTGTGCCTGGTTTCGATACCAATAAATTTGTTACAGGCATCAGCGTAGCCGACTATCGTGAGCTCAGTGAAAGCATCGACAAACCTTTGTTTAACCGGGCATTACGTGGCCAATATCCGCCGGGCTCTACCATCAAACCGATGATGGCAGTGGCGGCCCTGGACAGTGGTGTGACCACTCGTGACCGCAAAATCTGGGACCCGGGCTATTATCAGCTACGCGAGGGAGGGCGCCGGTACCGCGACTGGAAGCGTTCCGGGCACGGCTGGGTCGATCTGAAAGATTCGGTGGCCCAGTCTTGTGATGTCTATTTCTACGATGTGGCTGTCGAAATGGGTGTCGACACCATGCACAAGTATCTTTCCGCGTTCGGCTTTGGTGAAGACGCTACCTTGGACGTGTCCGGTGCTCTGAGTGGGCTGCTGCCTTCTGATGACTGGAAACGCGCGATGCGGAACGAACGTTGGTACCCCGGGGATTCCGTGAACATGGGGATTGGCCAAGGGTTTTTCCTGGCAACGCCGCTGCAACTGGCCACGGCAACCGCACTGGTCGCCAATCGGGGAGAGTGGGTTGAGCCGCGTTTGTTGAAGGATATTCGTGGTGATCGGACCGCCGACGAGTTTTTGCCTGCGGAAACGCACAACCCGCTGGTGCTGAAAGATCCGGAAAACTGGGAATACGTTGTCGATACCATGGAAGAAGTCATGCATGGAGCGAAAGGCACGGCCCGCCGGGCAGCTCGGGGTGCCAACTATCGCATGGCGGGCAAAACCGGCACCGCGCAGGTGTTCAGTCTGGGTCAGGACGAAGAATACGATGCGGAAGAAATCCGGGAGCGTTTGCGTGACCATGCGTTGTTTGTGGGGTTTGCACCGGCAGACGATCCCAAGATTGCCGTGGCCATCATTGTCGAGAACGGTGGCGGTGGCAGCAGCGTTGCGGCCCCGGTAGCGCGGGGCTTGTTCGATGCCTGGCTGGAAGAATTTCCGGCGGCCGAGGCAGAAAAAATGCTAGGGCAGGTGAATCAGACAGGGAGTGAGCACTGATGGGGCTGGGAAAAGATTTGCTGGGAGCCCAGACCGGGTCTGACTTAGGGCGGTCGCGAAGCATCTGGAGCGTGTTGCACCTGGATCCTATCTTGCTTTTCCTGCTGGCGATCCTTGTGGGTGGGGGGCTGTTCGTCCTCTACAGTGGTGCAGACAGAAACATTGAAGTGGTGAAGGCGCAAGGGATTCGCCTCGCAGTGGCGTTTGGCGTAATGCTGGTGTTTGCCCAGCTGGACCCGGCGGTGTTCCGGCGTTGGTCGCCCTGGCTCTATGTGCTTGGTCTGGTCGGTTTGGTGGCAGTGTTGCTGGTGGGGGTCGGTGCAAAAGGCGCGCAGCGCTGGTTGGCCATCCCGGGGCTGCCAAGGTTCCAGCCCTCGGAGCTAATGAAGCTGGTGGTGCCAATGATGGCTGCCTGGTACCTCTCCCGTTACTTCCTGCCGCCGACGTTTGGGCGTGTGATCGTGGGCTTGTTCATCGTGCTGCTGCCAATGTTCCTTATTGTTCAGCAACCTGACTTGGGAACCTCGTTATTGGTGGGCATGGCAGGCATTTTCGTGGTGTTTTTTGCCGGAATGAGCTGGAAGCTGATTGCAGCGTTTTTCGGTTTGGTGTCGGTTTCCGCGCCGCTGATGTGGTTTTTCGTCATGCGGGATTACCAAAAACAACGCGTACTGACCTTGTTGGATCCCCAGAGTGACCCGCTCGGGGCGGGCTGGAACATCATTCAGTCAAAGACCGCGATCGGATCTGGGGGCATGGATGGCAAAGGGTGGTTGCAGGGAACCCAATCCCATCTGGAATTCCTGCCGGAAAGCCACACCGATTTTATCGTTGCCGTGTTGGCTGAGGAATTTGGTTTTGTCGGCATGATGTTGTTGATGGCGGTGTACTTCCTCATTATCGTTCGCTGCCTGTACATCGCCGTGTCG
It contains:
- the mrdA gene encoding penicillin-binding protein 2, with the translated sequence MAWGEFKDTAAERRLFQRRALVMLLFVMLLMTGLLARMYQLQVVEHDIYTTLSDKNRVQVQSVPPPRGLVYDRNGELMAENRPVFSLTIVPERAAPIDDTLARLGRILEIEDEDLKRFRKRLNEPRRPFQEIPLFYDLGESDIAKMAVHRHEFPGVEVSAELVRYYPHSDLTAHALGFVGRINREELNRIDPVNYAGTNYIGKSGIERFYEEVLHGRVGYQHVETNARGRILRVLERENPVPGEDLELHLDLRLQRKAHELLEGRRGAIVAIEPATGGILALASVPGFDTNKFVTGISVADYRELSESIDKPLFNRALRGQYPPGSTIKPMMAVAALDSGVTTRDRKIWDPGYYQLREGGRRYRDWKRSGHGWVDLKDSVAQSCDVYFYDVAVEMGVDTMHKYLSAFGFGEDATLDVSGALSGLLPSDDWKRAMRNERWYPGDSVNMGIGQGFFLATPLQLATATALVANRGEWVEPRLLKDIRGDRTADEFLPAETHNPLVLKDPENWEYVVDTMEEVMHGAKGTARRAARGANYRMAGKTGTAQVFSLGQDEEYDAEEIRERLRDHALFVGFAPADDPKIAVAIIVENGGGGSSVAAPVARGLFDAWLEEFPAAEAEKMLGQVNQTGSEH
- the rsfS gene encoding ribosome silencing factor, translating into MQAEQLKDLVVNALEDIKAQDISVVDVRDRTSVTDFMVLASGTSSRHVKSLADSVVIEAKEQGMRANNVEGAPGSDWILVDLGDVVVHLMMPAAREFYDLERFWRDAPEAGAAGSE
- the rlmH gene encoding 23S rRNA (pseudouridine(1915)-N(3))-methyltransferase RlmH codes for the protein MRLRLICVGQKMPDWVTAGYNDYARRMPPELPLELTEIAMPHRGKNPDIPRLMQRESDSILSAVGQRDRVVALEVGGRPWSTEKLASQLERWQQDGQDVSFLVGGPDGLADACRQRADQQWSLSPLTLPHPLVRILLAEQLYRAWSITRNHPYHRA
- the rodA gene encoding rod shape-determining protein RodA; this encodes MGLGKDLLGAQTGSDLGRSRSIWSVLHLDPILLFLLAILVGGGLFVLYSGADRNIEVVKAQGIRLAVAFGVMLVFAQLDPAVFRRWSPWLYVLGLVGLVAVLLVGVGAKGAQRWLAIPGLPRFQPSELMKLVVPMMAAWYLSRYFLPPTFGRVIVGLFIVLLPMFLIVQQPDLGTSLLVGMAGIFVVFFAGMSWKLIAAFFGLVSVSAPLMWFFVMRDYQKQRVLTLLDPQSDPLGAGWNIIQSKTAIGSGGMDGKGWLQGTQSHLEFLPESHTDFIVAVLAEEFGFVGMMLLMAVYFLIIVRCLYIAVSAQDSYARLLAGALTMTFFIYIFVNVGMVSGLLPVVGVPLPLISYGGTSGVTLMAAFGVLMSIHTHRRMITA